One region of Chryseobacterium sp. SORGH_AS_0447 genomic DNA includes:
- the hutG gene encoding formimidoylglutamase: MNTIWQGRLDGADLLYHRIFQRVKEENNYDLVSTKDFVLHGFAVDEGVRRNKGRQGAKDAPVVIRKNMANFPVIRPDFSLLDFGNIMCEDGRLEDVQQKLAKNVSKVLLKGGKSVVLGGGHEVTYAHYLGLKTAFPEQKIGIINIDAHFDNRMPEDGVGASSGTGFWQIAQEGEINSLHIGIQRNSNTLKLFDTAHQYKMKYILADELFFENLPSVYQRINDLLESVDYVYLTICMDVFNASVAPGVSASAYNGIFADAAFMHFYRHILKSEKLLALDVAEVNPAYDIQDRTARLAATLVNEWFMV; encoded by the coding sequence ATGAACACCATTTGGCAGGGAAGATTAGACGGGGCAGACTTGCTTTACCACAGAATATTCCAACGGGTAAAAGAAGAAAATAATTACGATCTTGTTTCAACTAAAGATTTCGTTTTACACGGGTTTGCTGTGGATGAGGGCGTTCGGCGGAATAAAGGGAGGCAGGGCGCTAAAGATGCCCCGGTTGTTATCCGTAAAAATATGGCTAATTTCCCAGTGATCCGTCCGGATTTTTCGCTGCTTGATTTTGGAAACATAATGTGTGAAGACGGAAGGCTGGAAGACGTGCAGCAAAAGCTTGCGAAAAATGTTTCCAAGGTATTGCTGAAAGGCGGAAAGTCTGTGGTGCTGGGTGGCGGTCATGAAGTAACATATGCACATTATCTCGGACTGAAGACGGCGTTCCCGGAGCAGAAAATCGGGATTATTAATATCGATGCTCATTTTGATAATAGAATGCCCGAGGATGGAGTAGGAGCAAGTTCAGGAACCGGTTTCTGGCAGATTGCCCAGGAAGGTGAAATCAATTCCCTGCACATTGGCATCCAGAGAAATTCAAATACTTTGAAATTGTTTGATACCGCTCATCAGTACAAAATGAAATACATCCTGGCCGATGAACTTTTCTTTGAAAATCTTCCTTCGGTTTACCAGAGAATCAACGATCTGCTGGAAAGTGTGGATTATGTTTATCTCACGATTTGTATGGATGTTTTCAATGCGTCGGTAGCTCCCGGGGTTTCGGCTTCTGCTTATAATGGGATTTTTGCCGATGCGGCATTTATGCATTTTTACAGGCATATCCTGAAAAGCGAAAAGCTGTTGGCGCTAGATGTAGCCGAAGTAAATCCGGCATATGATATTCAGGACAGAACGGCAAGGCTGGCTGCGACACTCGTTAACGAATGGTTTATGGTGTAA
- the pyk gene encoding pyruvate kinase yields MNKYLKKTKIIATLGPASSSKEVMLGLMKAGVDIFRINFSHADYDLVRSNIEIIRELNKEYGYSVGILGDLQGPKLRVGVVKEGSYLNPGDILTFTNEKIEGDSTKVYMTYQQFPQDVKVGERILIDDGKLVLEVTETNLTDTVKAKTIQGGPLSSKKGVNLPNTNVSLPALTEKDIQDANFMLDQEVDWIALSFVRHSQDIIDLKELISKHPNGKFKTPIIAKIEKPEGVKNIDEILLECDGVMVARGDLGVEVPMEEVPAIQKTLVEKARFYSKPVIIATQMMETMINSLTPTRAEVNDVANSVLDGADAVMLSGETSVGRYPVQVVENMAKIVKNIETTHFYQHKNEPIEKDFNCIDERFITNRVCLAAVRIAKTTNVSAIVTLTSSGYTAFQLAAHRPNSHIIVYSGNKRVITMLNLLWGVHAYYYDMKKSTDETIIQVNMLTHNHGYIEAGDFVININATPSYEGGKTNTLRLTTV; encoded by the coding sequence ATGAATAAGTATTTAAAGAAGACAAAAATTATCGCAACACTTGGTCCGGCTTCATCGTCGAAGGAAGTAATGTTAGGGTTAATGAAAGCAGGTGTTGACATTTTCAGAATCAATTTTTCACACGCTGACTACGACTTAGTTCGTTCAAATATCGAAATCATCAGAGAACTCAACAAAGAATACGGTTACTCTGTTGGAATTTTAGGGGATTTACAAGGTCCTAAATTACGGGTAGGTGTTGTAAAGGAAGGTTCATACCTTAATCCCGGAGACATCCTGACCTTCACCAATGAAAAGATCGAAGGAGATTCTACCAAAGTATACATGACGTACCAACAGTTTCCACAGGACGTAAAAGTAGGGGAAAGAATCCTTATCGACGACGGGAAGCTGGTATTGGAAGTAACGGAAACCAACCTTACCGATACGGTAAAAGCAAAAACCATCCAAGGGGGGCCTCTAAGCTCTAAAAAAGGGGTAAACCTTCCGAATACGAATGTTTCACTTCCTGCCTTAACGGAAAAAGACATCCAGGATGCCAACTTTATGCTCGATCAGGAAGTAGACTGGATCGCACTTTCTTTCGTGCGTCACTCCCAGGATATTATCGATCTTAAAGAATTAATTTCAAAACACCCGAACGGAAAATTCAAGACGCCGATCATCGCGAAAATTGAAAAGCCGGAGGGAGTAAAAAATATCGATGAGATCCTTTTGGAGTGCGACGGCGTAATGGTAGCCCGTGGAGATTTAGGAGTTGAGGTTCCGATGGAAGAAGTTCCTGCCATCCAGAAAACATTGGTAGAAAAGGCAAGATTCTATTCCAAACCGGTAATTATTGCTACCCAGATGATGGAAACCATGATCAACAGCTTAACACCAACCAGAGCGGAAGTAAATGACGTTGCGAACTCGGTATTGGATGGAGCGGATGCCGTAATGCTTTCAGGAGAAACTTCTGTGGGAAGATATCCCGTTCAGGTAGTGGAAAACATGGCAAAAATCGTGAAAAACATCGAAACCACCCATTTCTACCAACACAAGAACGAACCGATCGAAAAAGATTTCAATTGCATCGATGAGAGGTTTATTACAAACCGGGTTTGTCTTGCAGCGGTAAGAATTGCGAAAACAACCAATGTTTCGGCGATCGTTACTTTAACAAGCTCAGGCTATACAGCTTTCCAGCTTGCAGCACACCGACCGAATTCCCATATTATCGTTTACAGCGGTAACAAGAGGGTAATCACCATGCTGAACCTTCTTTGGGGCGTTCACGCATATTATTACGATATGAAGAAATCTACTGATGAAACGATTATCCAGGTAAATATGCTTACCCACAATCACGGGTATATAGAGGCCGGAGATTTCGTAATCAACATCAATGCGACTCCATCTTACGAAGGCGGAAAAACCAATACATTAAGACTGACTACGGTTTAA
- a CDS encoding IPExxxVDY family protein has product MEIQKLYDLDDTELENITIGLVRLAKHIPDHEFFFKVNQINSFTFRRIEDVVLTGDYFDYYFPRFEAYHKFTRTCFTFISNKSADSKQKKLQTELFSEEENIKFLLNNQVEVQYILHSSEQFPDFSVILLPENLVFPIQDHILGSEEELYQIIQYYE; this is encoded by the coding sequence TTGGAAATCCAAAAACTTTATGACCTTGACGATACGGAACTTGAAAATATTACCATTGGGTTGGTAAGATTGGCAAAGCATATCCCGGATCATGAGTTTTTTTTTAAAGTAAATCAAATCAACAGCTTTACCTTCAGAAGGATTGAAGATGTTGTCCTGACCGGGGATTATTTTGACTATTATTTTCCAAGATTTGAGGCTTATCATAAGTTTACCCGTACCTGTTTTACTTTTATTTCCAATAAATCTGCAGACAGCAAACAGAAAAAACTGCAGACTGAGCTCTTTTCAGAAGAAGAAAACATTAAATTTTTATTAAATAATCAGGTAGAAGTGCAATATATTTTGCATAGTTCGGAACAGTTTCCTGATTTTTCCGTAATTTTGCTCCCTGAAAATCTTGTATTTCCTATTCAAGATCATATATTAGGTTCTGAGGAAGAACTTTATCAAATTATCCAGTATTATGAATAA
- the rnc gene encoding ribonuclease III, which translates to MELQKYFSKFLLKKRKRQLTERDYFLSTELTKMLGTEVQNVALYREAFSLKNSSKKDSNYERLEFLGDSVLGTIISCHLFHTYPQANEGYLTQMKSKIVNRKNLNKLGDDLKLTDLLQKQNSVALGENISGNLLEALIGAVYLDFQYDTCKRIILERLLTPTEINKLENKIVSYKGLLLEWSQKKKLNIKYETCEEIQVNKSIVFRCHVWLGEEKIANATETSKKKAEEKAAQRAFYILNKKENILGNPKTL; encoded by the coding sequence ATGGAGTTACAGAAATACTTTTCTAAATTCCTTCTCAAAAAAAGAAAAAGACAGCTTACGGAGAGAGACTACTTTCTCAGTACCGAGCTTACTAAAATGCTGGGTACTGAAGTACAGAATGTTGCCCTCTACCGCGAAGCCTTTTCTTTGAAAAATTCTTCTAAAAAAGACAGCAATTACGAAAGGCTCGAATTTTTAGGAGATTCTGTTTTGGGTACAATTATTTCCTGTCATCTGTTTCATACCTATCCTCAGGCCAATGAAGGATACCTGACGCAGATGAAATCTAAAATTGTTAATAGGAAGAACCTGAATAAATTAGGAGACGATCTGAAACTTACCGATCTGCTGCAGAAACAGAATTCCGTAGCGTTGGGAGAAAACATCTCCGGCAATTTACTCGAAGCCTTAATCGGTGCCGTTTATCTGGACTTCCAGTATGATACCTGTAAAAGGATTATCCTGGAAAGACTGCTGACGCCGACGGAAATTAATAAATTAGAGAACAAAATTGTAAGCTACAAAGGCCTTCTGCTGGAATGGAGCCAGAAGAAGAAGTTGAATATAAAGTACGAGACCTGCGAAGAGATCCAGGTGAATAAGTCGATTGTCTTCCGCTGCCATGTATGGCTCGGTGAGGAGAAAATCGCAAACGCCACTGAAACTTCAAAGAAAAAAGCAGAAGAAAAAGCTGCCCAGCGCGCATTTTATATTTTAAACAAAAAAGAAAACATCCTTGGAAATCCAAAAACTTTATGA